From Pseudoalteromonas viridis, the proteins below share one genomic window:
- the hisH gene encoding imidazole glycerol phosphate synthase subunit HisH, whose translation MISVIDCQMGNIGSVVNIIKHIGHPVQVISTKEEVLKAEKLIFPGVGHWDNGVKKLNESGLKPAIIEAVTERKTPLMGICLGMQLLFKTSDEGEQEGLGLVPGHVKKFNFNGVAPSLLTGPGRLRIPHMGWNVVQPCKEHAPILDGLKALDDETRFYFVHSYHASDVPAAYQLLTCHYGDDFVCAVHKENVWGFQFHPEKSHKFGMQLLKNFAESI comes from the coding sequence ATGATCTCAGTAATAGATTGCCAGATGGGCAATATCGGCTCAGTGGTCAATATCATCAAGCATATAGGGCACCCGGTGCAGGTCATAAGCACAAAAGAAGAAGTGTTAAAAGCTGAGAAACTGATATTTCCGGGTGTGGGTCACTGGGACAATGGCGTTAAAAAGCTGAATGAAAGTGGTTTAAAGCCGGCGATTATCGAGGCGGTGACAGAGCGAAAAACGCCTTTGATGGGGATTTGTTTGGGGATGCAGCTGCTGTTTAAAACCAGCGATGAAGGTGAGCAAGAAGGGCTGGGTTTGGTGCCCGGGCATGTCAAGAAGTTCAACTTCAATGGGGTTGCTCCGTCGCTGTTAACAGGTCCCGGCCGGTTACGTATTCCTCATATGGGCTGGAATGTTGTGCAGCCTTGCAAAGAGCATGCGCCTATTTTAGATGGGCTAAAAGCGTTAGATGATGAAACGCGCTTTTATTTTGTTCACTCTTACCATGCCAGTGATGTACCAGCAGCCTATCAGTTACTGACCTGTCACTATGGAGATGATTTTGTCTGCGCCGTACACAAAGAGAATGTGTGGGGGTTTCAGTTTCACCCTGAGAAAAGCCATAAGTTTGGTATGCAGCTACTTAAGAACTTTGCAGAGAGCATTTAA
- a CDS encoding DegT/DnrJ/EryC1/StrS family aminotransferase, producing MIKLSQPQIPESAIEKVGDILRSGQLVHGEECNLFEQELAEFLGVKHALVVSNGTVALHLALLALNIGPGDAVIVPDFTFTATANIVEAVGAKAIIVDVDSTSYNLDPHKLQACIEGWQGPETLKAIMPVLEFGNPTHLNAYKEIARQHGLFMIEDAACALGASEQGTMVGTAAEFGCFSFHPRKTLTTGEGGALVTNDSALHEKAMLLRSHGMQRTDKGVEFKCVGLNYRLTNFQGAIGRAILPELNNWIAKRRALAHQYTAQLAPLVAEGQLTLPTIVEEHSVQTYMTVLAGHFNRSDVIAQLRDKQVESNLGAQSMSALGLFDHAYNTQQRYAEGERLYTHGLALPLHEGMCDEDITRVVNALTEVLGHAG from the coding sequence ATGATTAAACTATCACAGCCACAAATACCAGAGTCTGCAATAGAAAAAGTAGGTGACATTCTTCGCAGCGGTCAGCTGGTTCATGGTGAAGAATGTAATTTATTTGAGCAAGAGCTTGCTGAGTTTTTAGGTGTCAAGCATGCGTTAGTGGTGAGTAATGGTACGGTAGCGCTGCATCTGGCGTTACTTGCGCTGAATATTGGTCCGGGTGATGCTGTGATTGTGCCTGATTTTACCTTCACTGCCACAGCGAACATTGTGGAAGCGGTAGGGGCTAAGGCAATCATCGTTGATGTAGATAGCACCTCATACAATTTAGACCCGCACAAGTTGCAAGCCTGCATAGAGGGTTGGCAGGGGCCAGAGACACTCAAAGCCATCATGCCCGTGCTGGAGTTTGGAAATCCAACGCACCTGAACGCGTACAAAGAGATAGCCCGGCAACATGGCCTGTTTATGATTGAAGATGCGGCCTGCGCATTAGGTGCCAGCGAGCAGGGGACCATGGTGGGCACGGCAGCAGAGTTTGGGTGTTTCTCATTTCATCCGCGCAAAACACTCACAACCGGTGAGGGGGGCGCATTGGTGACCAATGACAGTGCTTTGCATGAAAAAGCGATGTTATTGAGAAGCCATGGTATGCAGCGCACAGACAAGGGCGTTGAGTTTAAGTGTGTAGGCCTTAACTATCGTCTGACGAATTTTCAGGGTGCCATTGGCCGGGCCATTTTACCTGAGCTAAATAACTGGATAGCAAAGCGCAGAGCGCTTGCACATCAATACACCGCGCAGCTGGCACCGCTTGTGGCTGAAGGTCAGTTAACCTTGCCGACGATTGTTGAGGAGCATAGCGTGCAAACGTATATGACCGTATTGGCAGGGCACTTTAACCGGAGTGACGTGATTGCGCAGTTAAGAGACAAGCAAGTTGAATCGAATTTAGGTGCTCAGAGCATGAGTGCACTTGGCTTGTTCGACCATGCATACAACACCCAACAGCGTTATGCAGAAGGTGAGCGTTTATATACGCATGGCCTGGCGTTACCTTTGCATGAAGGTATGTGCGATGAAGATATCACACGCGTGGTGAATGCGTTGACTGAAGTTTTAGGTCATGCTGGATAA
- a CDS encoding NAD-dependent epimerase/dehydratase family protein, with translation MIELKGKKIFITGGAGFIGSTLIGKLVNDNEIVAYDNLDRNTLKSQSFANHENLRLVQGNVLDQAHLIEAAKGSEIFIHAAAIAGIDNTVKSPVRTMTVNMTGTANALEAAHQAGTVERFLEFSTSEVFGSRAYRVDEVDSTTTGAVGEARWTYAVSKLAGEHLTHAYHREHGLPTVTFRPFNVYGPGQIGEGAISIMIRKALKNEDIYIFGDGAQIRAWCYVDDMVDALMKALSMPKAVGESFNIGNARAVTTIFGLAETICRVLNSKSKIVFKDALSADIELRIPKTDKAKELIDFEAKVDLEEGLLNTAEWIARNMDDLPEMPDMFLTKK, from the coding sequence ATGATTGAATTAAAGGGTAAGAAAATATTCATCACCGGTGGTGCAGGCTTCATCGGTTCAACACTGATTGGTAAGCTTGTTAACGATAACGAAATCGTTGCTTATGATAACCTGGACCGTAATACGTTAAAAAGCCAGTCATTCGCCAACCACGAGAACTTACGTTTAGTACAAGGTAACGTGCTTGACCAGGCGCACCTGATTGAAGCGGCGAAAGGCTCAGAGATTTTTATCCATGCAGCGGCCATTGCAGGGATTGATAACACAGTAAAAAGCCCTGTTCGCACGATGACAGTGAACATGACCGGGACGGCAAACGCACTAGAGGCGGCCCATCAGGCAGGCACGGTAGAGCGTTTCCTGGAGTTCTCTACGTCAGAGGTGTTTGGTAGCCGTGCATACCGCGTGGATGAAGTTGATTCAACAACAACCGGTGCGGTTGGTGAAGCGCGCTGGACATACGCGGTCAGTAAGCTGGCTGGCGAGCACTTAACACATGCTTATCACAGAGAGCACGGCCTGCCGACAGTAACGTTCCGTCCATTCAACGTCTATGGTCCAGGTCAGATCGGTGAAGGTGCAATTTCAATCATGATCCGTAAAGCACTGAAGAACGAAGATATCTACATCTTTGGAGACGGTGCGCAAATTCGTGCATGGTGTTATGTGGATGACATGGTGGATGCGTTAATGAAAGCGCTGTCAATGCCAAAAGCTGTGGGTGAGTCATTTAACATTGGTAATGCGCGCGCAGTGACCACGATTTTTGGTTTGGCGGAAACGATTTGTCGTGTACTGAATTCAAAATCTAAGATTGTCTTTAAAGATGCACTGTCAGCGGATATCGAACTGCGTATTCCTAAGACAGATAAAGCAAAAGAGCTTATCGACTTCGAAGCCAAAGTTGATTTGGAAGAAGGTCTGCTGAATACCGCTGAGTGGATCGCACGAAACATGGACGACCTGCCAGAAATGCCAGACATGTTTCTTACCAAGAAATAA
- a CDS encoding Gfo/Idh/MocA family oxidoreductase, with protein MKNFALIGAAGYIAPRHLRAIKDTGNNLVAAMDINDSVGIMDSHFPEAEFFTEFEDFTAFVEDQALQGNKLDYISICSPNYLHAPHMKYALKNGIDVICEKPLVLHSEDMDILKDYEQKYGAKVNSILQLRLHPSIIALKEKVAAAPADKVFDVDLTYMTSRGKWYMKSWKGFDHKSGGVATNIGVHFYDMLHFIFGELKSNEVHFRDEKTASGYLEYERARVKWFLSIDSNNLPENAVKGEKLTYRSITINDGENTEELEFSGGFTDLHTQSYQNVLAGNGFGIDENRIAIETVEDIRVQDVVEAGEKAHPLLSKVL; from the coding sequence ATGAAAAATTTTGCATTAATTGGTGCAGCGGGTTATATCGCACCACGTCACCTTCGCGCGATTAAAGACACAGGTAACAACCTGGTTGCCGCGATGGATATCAACGATTCTGTGGGGATTATGGATAGCCACTTCCCGGAGGCTGAGTTTTTCACTGAGTTTGAAGACTTCACTGCATTTGTCGAAGATCAGGCTTTGCAGGGTAATAAATTGGATTACATTTCAATTTGCAGCCCTAATTATCTGCATGCGCCGCACATGAAATATGCCCTTAAAAATGGCATTGATGTTATTTGTGAAAAGCCATTGGTTTTGCATTCAGAAGATATGGATATACTGAAAGACTACGAGCAAAAGTACGGCGCCAAGGTTAATTCAATCCTGCAGTTACGTTTACACCCATCCATCATCGCACTAAAAGAAAAAGTGGCGGCAGCGCCTGCGGATAAAGTGTTTGATGTGGATTTAACTTACATGACATCTCGCGGTAAATGGTACATGAAATCCTGGAAAGGGTTTGACCATAAGTCGGGCGGTGTGGCGACCAATATCGGCGTGCATTTTTACGACATGCTTCACTTCATCTTTGGTGAACTAAAAAGCAATGAAGTGCACTTCAGAGACGAGAAAACTGCAAGCGGCTATCTGGAATATGAACGTGCTCGCGTAAAGTGGTTCTTATCTATTGATTCGAATAACCTGCCAGAAAACGCGGTGAAAGGCGAAAAGCTGACCTACCGCAGTATCACCATTAATGATGGTGAGAACACAGAAGAGCTGGAGTTCTCTGGTGGTTTTACCGACTTGCATACTCAGAGCTACCAAAATGTGTTAGCCGGCAATGGTTTTGGCATTGATGAAAACCGTATCGCCATTGAAACGGTTGAGGATATCCGCGTTCAGGATGTTGTTGAAGCCGGTGAGAAAGCGCACCCACTTTTAAGCAAGGTACTTTAA
- a CDS encoding acyltransferase encodes MLDKLKAFFNERSQFFKQTYNRVLPFGDTVVDRWEKAKLLGFGANTSIYDSSLVLGEVSVANDTWIGPNTVLDGSGGGLTIGAHCSISAGVQIYTHDTVRRSLTGGQARIEQAPTAIGDHCYIGPNSIIVKGVKIGDNVVVGANSLVTRDVADNTVVYGTPAKVIGSSLKYQESE; translated from the coding sequence ATGCTGGATAAATTAAAAGCCTTCTTTAACGAGCGCAGTCAGTTTTTCAAACAGACATACAACCGGGTCCTGCCATTTGGCGACACGGTTGTAGATCGTTGGGAAAAAGCGAAGCTGTTAGGCTTTGGCGCGAATACTTCCATTTATGACAGTAGCCTGGTTTTGGGGGAGGTGTCAGTCGCGAATGATACCTGGATAGGCCCGAATACGGTACTGGATGGCAGTGGTGGCGGTTTAACAATTGGTGCCCACTGTAGTATTTCAGCGGGGGTACAAATTTATACCCATGATACGGTGCGTCGCTCGTTAACCGGTGGGCAAGCCAGGATAGAGCAGGCCCCGACCGCCATCGGTGATCATTGTTATATCGGTCCCAATAGCATCATTGTGAAGGGCGTCAAGATTGGTGACAATGTTGTGGTTGGTGCAAACAGTTTAGTAACAAGGGACGTTGCGGATAACACGGTTGTATATGGCACGCCGGCGAAAGTGATTGGAAGCAGTTTAAAATATCAGGAGAGCGAATGA
- a CDS encoding HisA/HisF-related TIM barrel protein: MLRTRVIPALLLDGQGLVKTTQFKSPVYVGDASNSCRIYNQMEVDELVLFDIRASSKALPIQFELIQQIVSECFMPICYGGGVKTLEDFRKLFYMGVEKVSVSSLLFDNPQVVKEAIKIYGAQSIIATLDIKRSRFRKVQQVYLHNGKKRIKKSLDEVIALLNDIGVGEIIVNNIDKEGTWEGFDCDLVRYFADNTQVPVVALGGAGSKEDIKTVVQQGHASAVALGSMAVFQSKGMGVLIKFPKLKELKELLGTK; encoded by the coding sequence ATGTTACGAACTCGAGTCATACCGGCCCTATTATTAGATGGGCAGGGTTTGGTAAAGACGACCCAATTTAAGTCACCGGTTTATGTAGGTGACGCGTCGAATTCATGTCGAATATATAACCAAATGGAAGTGGATGAATTGGTGCTGTTTGATATAAGAGCGTCAAGTAAAGCGTTGCCAATCCAGTTTGAACTTATTCAGCAAATCGTTTCAGAGTGTTTTATGCCGATTTGCTATGGTGGCGGGGTGAAGACGCTCGAAGATTTTAGAAAGCTGTTTTACATGGGGGTAGAGAAGGTATCGGTGAGTTCGCTGTTATTTGACAATCCTCAGGTTGTAAAAGAGGCCATCAAAATTTATGGTGCACAAAGTATCATTGCCACGTTAGACATTAAGCGTTCGCGGTTCAGAAAAGTTCAGCAGGTATATCTTCATAACGGTAAAAAAAGAATCAAAAAAAGTTTAGATGAAGTGATTGCGTTGCTAAATGACATTGGTGTGGGCGAGATAATCGTCAATAACATTGACAAAGAAGGCACCTGGGAAGGATTTGATTGTGATTTGGTCAGATACTTTGCAGATAATACGCAAGTGCCGGTGGTTGCACTAGGTGGCGCAGGCAGTAAAGAAGATATTAAAACGGTGGTGCAGCAAGGGCATGCATCAGCGGTCGCATTGGGGAGCATGGCTGTTTTCCAATCGAAAGGGATGGGAGTATTAATCAAATTTCCCAAACTTAAAGAGTTAAAAGAATTATTAGGAACGAAATAA
- a CDS encoding DegT/DnrJ/EryC1/StrS family aminotransferase yields MQFIDLAAQYQHLKDKIDARIQAVLDHGHYIMGPEVQELEQQLSDYVGVKHTISCANGTDALTLALMVLDVKEGDAVFCPTFTFFATAETIAFEGATPVFVDSDEDTFNICPADLEKRIEATLAEGKLQPKAIIAVDLFGLPADYPALRQIADKYGLKIIEDAAQGFGGEINGQRAGSFGDIATTSFFPAKPLGCYGDGGALFTDNDDYAALLRSYRVHGKGKDKYDNVRIGMNSRLDTIQAAVLLEKLAAFPQELINRNKAAQKYTAELKDTYKTPVVPQGYVSSWAQYTLTSAERDADMAKYKAQGIPTMVYYGTCMHQQTAFKALGYQEGDFPVAERLASSVFSLPMHGYL; encoded by the coding sequence ATGCAATTTATAGATTTAGCAGCGCAATATCAGCACTTAAAAGACAAAATCGACGCGCGAATTCAAGCGGTTTTAGACCATGGTCACTATATCATGGGTCCGGAAGTGCAAGAGCTGGAGCAGCAGTTATCAGACTATGTCGGCGTGAAGCACACCATAAGCTGTGCCAATGGTACAGATGCACTGACGTTGGCGTTGATGGTGTTAGATGTTAAAGAAGGGGATGCGGTTTTTTGTCCTACCTTTACGTTCTTCGCGACAGCTGAAACAATTGCGTTCGAGGGGGCGACCCCTGTTTTTGTTGACTCGGATGAAGACACCTTCAACATCTGTCCGGCAGACTTAGAAAAACGCATTGAGGCCACACTGGCCGAAGGTAAGTTACAGCCAAAGGCGATTATTGCGGTGGACCTGTTTGGCTTACCAGCAGATTACCCTGCACTGAGACAAATCGCGGACAAGTATGGGTTGAAAATCATTGAAGATGCGGCGCAAGGCTTTGGTGGTGAAATCAATGGTCAGCGTGCGGGGTCATTCGGTGATATTGCGACAACCAGTTTCTTCCCGGCAAAGCCATTAGGCTGCTATGGTGATGGCGGTGCCTTATTCACAGACAACGATGACTATGCCGCGCTGTTAAGGTCGTATCGTGTACACGGTAAAGGGAAAGATAAGTACGATAACGTACGTATTGGCATGAACTCACGCCTGGATACCATTCAGGCGGCAGTCTTGCTTGAAAAGCTAGCGGCCTTCCCGCAAGAGTTGATTAATCGCAACAAAGCAGCGCAGAAGTACACGGCAGAATTAAAAGACACGTACAAAACGCCGGTTGTTCCACAGGGGTATGTCAGCTCCTGGGCACAATACACGTTGACGTCAGCAGAGCGTGATGCAGACATGGCGAAGTATAAGGCACAAGGTATTCCGACCATGGTTTACTATGGTACGTGTATGCATCAACAAACCGCATTTAAAGCGTTGGGTTATCAGGAAGGAGACTTTCCGGTTGCGGAACGTTTAGCAAGTTCAGTGTTTAGCCTACCGATGCATGGTTACCTTTAA
- a CDS encoding acyltransferase, with protein sequence MSYHVHDSAIVDDGAQIGANTRVWHFVHVCGGAQIGEGCSLGQNVFIGNKVTIGNNVKVQNNVSVYDNVHLEDDVFCGPSMVFTNVYNPRAFIERKTEYRDTLVKRGATLGANCTVVCGVTIGEYSLVGAGAVINKDVKPFALVVGVPAKQIGWISKYGEQLDLPLDGNGIATCEHTGEHYHLENGFVSIK encoded by the coding sequence ATGAGTTACCATGTGCACGACAGCGCCATTGTGGATGACGGCGCGCAAATTGGTGCGAACACACGGGTATGGCATTTTGTGCACGTGTGTGGTGGCGCGCAAATCGGTGAAGGTTGCTCTTTAGGTCAGAACGTTTTTATCGGTAACAAAGTGACGATAGGTAACAACGTCAAAGTACAAAACAACGTGTCGGTATACGACAATGTGCACCTGGAAGACGACGTGTTTTGTGGCCCAAGCATGGTGTTTACCAATGTGTATAACCCGCGTGCGTTCATCGAACGCAAAACAGAGTATCGCGATACACTTGTTAAGCGCGGTGCCACACTGGGGGCAAACTGCACGGTGGTGTGTGGTGTCACCATTGGTGAATACTCCCTGGTGGGGGCCGGTGCGGTGATAAACAAAGACGTAAAACCCTTTGCCCTGGTGGTTGGCGTACCTGCTAAACAAATTGGCTGGATCAGCAAATACGGTGAACAACTCGATTTGCCACTGGATGGAAATGGCATTGCTACCTGTGAGCACACCGGCGAGCACTATCATTTAGAAAATGGCTTTGTTTCAATTAAATAA
- the wecB gene encoding non-hydrolyzing UDP-N-acetylglucosamine 2-epimerase has translation MKIVTIIGARPQFIKAAVVSREILKHSQLEEVIVHTGQHFDANMSDVFFEQMDIPKPHYQLEIASLSHGAMTGRMLEKIEEVLLKEQPDWVLVYGDTNSTLAGALAASKLHIKVAHVEAGLRSFNMRMPEEQNRILTDKISEILFCPTQSAKQNLLKEGYSDDANYLPVVGDVMFDAAKFYAQRSQRPSELPSDISLGKFVLGTIHRAENTNDLSRLKSLVESLNEINQSEPVVVPLHPRTKAILDANDIAVDFTILEPVGYLEMVYLLQHCSLVVSDSGGVQKEAYFFKKPCLVTRDETEWVELVEHGSNHLVGVEKSKILAAYDKAKSTDVDYSVPFYGNGHCAEEVIGYLLKDGCN, from the coding sequence ATGAAAATAGTAACGATTATAGGTGCCAGGCCTCAATTTATAAAAGCTGCTGTTGTGAGTCGTGAAATCCTGAAGCACAGTCAGTTGGAAGAAGTCATTGTTCATACTGGACAGCATTTCGATGCTAACATGAGTGATGTCTTCTTTGAGCAAATGGATATTCCAAAACCACATTATCAATTAGAAATTGCATCATTAAGCCATGGTGCAATGACGGGCAGGATGCTTGAAAAGATTGAGGAAGTTTTACTTAAAGAGCAACCGGATTGGGTGTTGGTTTATGGTGATACTAACTCAACTTTAGCAGGTGCACTGGCAGCGTCAAAACTACATATCAAAGTCGCACATGTCGAGGCCGGCTTGCGCAGTTTCAATATGCGTATGCCAGAAGAACAAAACAGAATTTTAACTGATAAAATAAGTGAAATTCTGTTTTGTCCAACTCAGTCAGCGAAGCAAAATCTACTTAAAGAAGGCTATAGCGATGACGCTAATTACCTGCCTGTGGTGGGTGATGTCATGTTCGATGCTGCTAAGTTCTATGCACAGAGAAGTCAAAGACCATCAGAGTTACCTTCTGATATTTCATTAGGTAAGTTTGTTTTGGGGACGATTCATCGTGCTGAAAACACCAATGACTTATCCCGTCTGAAATCATTGGTTGAGTCTCTGAATGAAATAAATCAATCTGAACCAGTTGTAGTGCCTTTGCATCCGCGTACCAAAGCAATTTTGGATGCAAACGACATAGCGGTTGATTTCACTATCTTAGAGCCTGTTGGCTATTTAGAAATGGTTTACTTGCTCCAACATTGCAGCCTTGTAGTCAGTGACAGTGGTGGGGTGCAAAAAGAGGCATACTTCTTTAAAAAACCATGCCTAGTAACCCGTGATGAAACCGAGTGGGTAGAGTTGGTAGAACACGGTAGCAACCACTTGGTTGGTGTTGAAAAGAGCAAGATCTTAGCTGCTTATGATAAAGCTAAATCTACAGATGTCGACTATTCAGTACCATTTTATGGTAACGGCCATTGTGCCGAAGAGGTTATTGGCTATTTATTAAAAGATGGATGTAATTAG